CAAAGTATAGATATGGTGCATACTCTTGCCCccatcctaaaaaaataattaagattatGCCCATGATCATTTTAATGCATGAAAATAGGTCCAAATGGTAATGCACATAACACATTGTCCATATGGCTACATATGGTAACGAACTGTCAACATGAATATGAGCATGCACGCAAacacaaaaattaattaattaattaatgttaaAATCTTAATATAATCTTATTCTAATGTAAGCGTGACAGATATGATAAGTACAAGTATTTGGATCAAATgccattaaaaattaaaaatatatgtgtACATTTTTATGGTCAAATTGTTGACTTTCTTGGTctcaatattatttaataatttcttaTCTTATTTAGGATAAATACTACCACTTAGTGGATATGTTACACCTGTAAATTAACAAACTTGTGTATgcctttcttattttttatcttatttatttatttttattatttcaaaattatgaaaGGTGTATGTTATTGATGCAGAGTAGCAAATGTTTGACCACAGAGACGTATTGGAATATTGAATGGAAGGCAAGCTTTTCTTGGTTTCAAAAGTTTGGGCCTTCTTCTTTTgaatgagaaatatttttttactttttaaaataaataaaacattgttttattttattttttgaaaagctaCTTTGGAAAACATTTGCTAAAAATGGgtgattattaaaaaaatgcttcCCAATTTTGACGTGGTTTACACTTTGTCctttcaattcaaaatttattactttgttccccaaatttattaaaatgtaaCATTTTACCCctttaaacttattaaaaagtCAATAAATAGTTTGTTAAGTAAAAAACAATggtaaaatataaagaaaaatatatactacCTAAGTTTGAAGTTGTCATACTTCGTAACACTATACGTGAAAATCACAAATACTCATgcgtaaaaataaaatatcaaaattaatagCTATTATATTTTGAAGGTATTTGAGAAATTTCCCTTCGAGAGACTGTTAATACAAAATTGGTTTTACCCCATTTTCATATTAGTGTTTGAACTAAAGTACGAAAAAGATCAATCTCTTTTATAACTTCGTGAAACATTTGGGGGTAAAGTGTAGGTACTTAATAAGTTTAGGGAGCAAAATGTCAGGTTTTAAATGTGAGTGTAAAAGGTAAAACACACCAAAGGTTGAGAagataaaatgtatttaatccctaaaaagaaaatctaaatattacaatttttaaaattaaagcataTAGGTTATGTTTCACTTCACatttagtttttcaatttttatatttataattaaaaatctaaaaataatcttagcaaacattttttaagtgttttttactttttttatttttatttttaaaacttgatagttgcaaacattaaaaatttgttgaaattcattgaaaaattattaaaaaatttcttttatttgtaattttataattaccaaacatttaaattatcatacattttttttatcatttataaaaaataaaaatgtaattaaattagaaaagcTTCTAAAGTTACCTTACTTATTGCCTAACTATCTTTGCCTTGACCAAGggaaatgaataataataaaaagtgggAACATCAAAATATGTCGAATAATTTTAGAGCCCAATGGATGATcgaatctaaaaaattattggatCATAATTTATTGGATGGATCGATAATTCAATCAtgatcaaatatattaaaattaaaaatattaattattatttttgagttcCGATtcgattttcaaaaacattagTGACAATGCTTAAACAAATGGTACGTCTCTTAGCTGGCTCTTATTCAATTCACCAACTACTGCTTCTTGTGGAAATTTCATGTGGGATTCCTTGTAGATCCCGTTGTAACTTCACTACAAAGCCAAGTTGGAAAAAGAAATGCATTTTCCACAAAAgagatagagaaaaaaaaaaaaagatcccAAAACTTTTCCCTCAAGAAAGCATATCTCGACGGTCCAAAAGAAGCTTTTGATCCACAGAAAGAGCCATGCTTGACCATACCACAatcttttctttataatttctATTGCGGTGTTGATATTTCCGAGAGGAGTGTAGACAAAAGATTGGAAGGGAAAAAGAGGTTTAGTCTTTTCTGTGGTTTTCATTCTGTTAAAAGGCTTCAAATTCAATGCCTTGCTGGCTTCTCCACTTACGCTAGTTGAAATAAACCTAAAGTAGGTAACACAAGCTAAAAAGGGAAAGTATTCCGTGGATTAATATATGATTATCTTCTTGGTTGGATGTATCTTGAAAGTCCAAACAATGGCTCTTCATGACTCATAGGCCATTGTCTCATTTTGTGAcaacgatttttttttcttttccttctcattttttgtaaagaatcGGGATGGTCCGCTTTGTTTGATAGTACTTTTATTCGAAGTATTTTACTTTTTAGCATAAGCATTTACtcgaaaaatctaattttcattcCAAAAAGCATTCCAATACATAGATCATTTGCAACCAAAAACTCCTTTGTAGGAGTTACACTTTTTTCCCCCTAGGGGTACAAAAGGGTCACATTAAAAAAGATGGGGGAGAACCACCAAAACAAACAGTATTTTTATGTGTGAGGAGAGACTAACTTTTACCTGTAGGGAACAAACTGACActcaaataataatgaattcTAGCTTCTATAGAAGCAAAAAACTTGAGCTAATTAATTGGACACAACCTTGAAACAAGCAACATAAATCCTTCAATTAATTAGAACTGTTCTTAGGCTGTTGCAATTGGCCCCATGTTGACACTGGCTTCAACGTTTTTCATGGCCTCAAATCTTGGCTCCTTGGCCTGGAACTTGAGGCCTGCATATAGCTTCATGTAGTCATCAAACACGAATTTCGGGTACACTTGATCGTTCTCTGCTTCTTTCTCCAGCAATGCCGGTGCTGGGTAGATGACTGCATCGTTTCCAGGGTTGTAGAATGAAGCTATTGACATCCTGTTGCCGTCTGTTTGGGCTACGACCCTGTGCAGCACACTCTTGTATTTGCCATTTGTGATCACCTATTTTTTATACCAAAGCTTAGAAAGATTCATCGAAGGGAAGTGGAAAGAGATGAGTAAAGAAGGTGACCGGATAGTGTATGTACCTCAAGTTGATCACCGAGGTTGACCACAATGGAGTGGCGCATTGGAGGAACATCGACCCATTGGCCGTCTTTGAGGAGCTGGAGGCCGCTGACCGTGTCGTCTTGGAAGAGCAAGATGATGCCACCGGCATCAGTGTGGGCTCGGAGTCCCTTGATCAGGTCTGGCTTGGGGCAGGGAGGATAGTTGCTGACCTTGGTGCCAAAGTTTGGACCCTTGGAGCCATGGAAGGCCTTTTTCAGGTAACCTTTTTCCAGTCCAAGATTCTCACACAGCAAGTCCAGGAGTTCCTCTGCTAGTTTCTCAAGTTTCAAAGCAAAGTCCTTCATAACTTTCCTGCATGATTCGtgggagaaaagaaaatcagAAGGCAAGTAATTACATCTGTGAAGGAAATCACACACACCCAGAAGCATATTTTGAAGTAGAAATAGTAAGAAGATATTGTTTAATTACCTGTATTCCTCGTCGAGGTCTGGGAAATCAGAGACGTTTGAGACAGGTAGATGGCGGAGGAAGAAGGTACTCTCCCAATCCATATCTTTGATTTCAGTCTGGACACCCTCCAGAGCCTTGGCTGCCACTAGTTCCTTGAACCTCTGCTCCATACACTTCCTGTAGTGTCCCTTTGTCAATTTTTCCAATGCGTCCATTTGCTCATGAGAGATCCCATGATTCACCAACTATGGTTATCCACATACAAAAAGAAAGACATCATAAGTAATGGAACAGTTTAACAGACACTTAGTGGTTTCTGGAAGAAGCATTTATATATTCTTACCTCAAAGAAACCCCAGTTCTCACAGGCATCTTTGATCATCTCCATGGTGGCTCCTCTCTCCTCACCATTGAGCATCTCCATGTTGATCACTGGGAAGgcctccatctctctctctctctttctcttttctctcttctttcctttactctctctttctctctcaagtAAGCTTTGAGTTAATTTCGCTATGCAGTTTGTGGTGTTTGGTGTGGAATTTATAGAGGACTTGAAGTAGTGATGGGGTTCCCAGAAAAACATCAAGTGGAGGTGTCTTTTGGGGCAGTTGGGATATTAAACCCATAACATTTAGAATGTGTGGACCCATTTTTCTTCTCCCTATTTGGGTCCAACTCATGGGTGAGGTGAGGCTACAGAGCCTTGTTGAATCATCTCTTCTTTTAGGTACGGTGGTGCCCACTTTGGTTGCTGCCTTCTTCTTTCCTAGATTCTTGACCATTCCACTTTCCATGCATGCGCCCATTTTCTCTAGTTTGTTTGCAAGCATGTTGAGCTTGATGTCCAGGAAACCCCCTAGATCTTGCCCATTCCAAGAGCCTGGTCTCACCTGACAATTATTAAACTcctcttatttaataatatctatttttaaaatatatattacttgACTAAATCTATGCCGaaagcaaaatataaaaaaatgagaataaaatataCTTGTGATATGATAtgattgatcatatttttcaatatacCAATGTTGAATCTTACTTTTCAACACCAATTGGGTAAATTTGAGCACCCGAAAGACCCGATGCATCCTTTTAATCATACCTAATTTAGACCATGACTCGTATTCGTCTTATGAATGATTATGAATTCCAAGAATACAAATATggtttaattttcttaattttgaaatcataGACCAATTAAACCTATATTTTAAGGCATTCTTTGGGTTGTTGAAGGAAATTTGCCCATTGCTTTAGCCAAGACCCTACACGAAGATCATTCTCATGGTgtcttttttctaattattatatgTCGGCtctttatctaattttttattccacAATTAATTTTGATGTAGATATATATAACAATCTCAGTTTCAAATAAAGTTATTGACTCTGTCGACCGTGTGGGGCTCACACTTTCAAAGCAgttaaaacattttctaaattattcttaattttattattaacttCTACTTTTAATCTTTAACTCCTTATCACCGACCTATGCCCGTGAATCCATCTTTGACTTCTGAATATTAAAGGTATGTAAATCTTACACAATATTATTGAAATGTAAGAGAAATTAAGGGAAGGTGATGGGATACTTTTTAAGTCCATTCTCCGGGGAAAAGCCCCAAGAAATAGGATATTTTTGGTCTCCATGACGTGGGCCTACACAAAATTATAGTAAGACTGAATCGTggtaaatgttttcaaaaacaattttacaaaacattttttttaatgttttgttgttttgttaaacaaaatttgtttaaatacttgaaatattttaaagccgttttttatatttttaaaataaggtttgtatgtagtattttatttttaattaatttttatatttatataattcttttttaaaaccatcgtaaaaataagtgaaaacagaacataaaactatttttttatattttttgttttaaaaaataaaaatttatttttgaaaacaattaataaatatgacTGACATTGTATTGAAATCTTGCTATAacctaaaagaaagaaaaaaaaggaccATAAAAGCAAATCTTCCTAAAgcctaaaagaaagaaaagaatggaCAATAAAGGCAAGGAGGGTTATCATGTCTTTCTCAActatcttttttttgttttcattccccTTTTGTGATTCCATGGTTAGGGTTTTGCACAAATGCAATGCATGGAATTGAGTACATGAAGTCGGCCCAATTGATTAggatacaaaattaaataaaaagagcGACAAATATAAACGTGTGAAGTGTGAATGAATTCAAGTCTCGCTACCATTGAATATGCCATGCATTATTGTACATGGTCCTACCAATTTCATCCCATCAATGTCTAGATCAATGTCTAGATCGTTGGTTCAAATCTTTCaagaattaattagttaaaagaatgaaataatccttaaatttataaatataatattttttttatatatttgataatgaatttaaaagagtcattcaaaataaaataaaataaattaatttattggtGAATTTATTTCCTCCTATTAGCCCATGTTGAAATTTCATCTTTGTGtagatcattattttattttcattcacatGTAGTAGCTCTTTTACTTTTGACACTTCTTTTatcgtttttcttttcttcactttgacccaagtcattttttttttccaattaatattttttattattattattattttaattgccACTTTGGGCAAAtggtaagaaaaataatttttaaaaattaaaaaataaagtgtgttattaatttataaaatgaaaattcatgttcaaaataaaattccttctcaaattattcaaaatttgaagtaatattaTTAATTCTAGGTCACCCTTTTGGACTAGATGATCATTCAACCGCCATAATTATATCAAGTGGAATACACTCGTGGTAATGAATTTCTTGTTCTAATCcaaattgtatatttttaatcataatataaacactttaaataaaatttcttttaaaattattccaaATTTAAGTATCATTAATTCTTGGTCATCCTTTAGAttataagtaaaagaaattatagtCTATGTTCACTAATTTATACTGAAAATTcatactccaaaaaaaaaaaaattctcttctagttattcaaaacttcaattatCATTAATTCTTAGCCATCCCTTAATTTTAggtactaaaaaaattatccttcAACAATCATAATCATGTCAAGTAGAATATGCAtgcatttatgatttttttttttccttctttgattcGGGTTTTTCCTGGCCCAAATTGTAAATTTATAGTcatgatagaaaaattttattttgaacgTTCATTTTCTATAGttgaatatgaaaattcaagagaaaatctaacttaatgaaaaaaaataaaggttagTTTCATTCATCTCCTTGAGGTTTCGACGAAATACATCTAATTCTCATAGGTTTAGAAATTTTATCATACACTTTTCTTATAACGAATACTTTCTTGGAAGATCCTTTggcatataaatttcttaatgaaaaaaaaataataataaggattagTTTCATTCATCTCCTTGAGGTTTCGATTAAATACATCTAGCCCTCATAGGTTTAGAAATTTTATCATACAcctttcttataaaaataagtaaacaaaacataaaactatttttctatttttttaattatcaagcatattttttaaaaaaaaaatagaaaattaattttaaaaacaattaataaatatgacTGACATTATATTGAAATCTTGCTATAAcctaaaagaaagagaaaaaaaattgacaataaaAGCAAATCTTAGTAAAgcctaaaagaaagaaaagaatggaCAATAAAGGCAAAGAGGGTTATCATGTCTTCCTcaactatcttttttttttttttcattctccttTTGCATTCCATGGTTAGGGTTTTGCACAAAAGGGTGGCTATGCTAAAAGGTTTAGTAATTATACTAAAAGGTTTTCTAAACCTATGCCCAAAAAAAGTGATATGTTTATTATGCTAGTGGAAGACAAAGTTTTGTCATGAGTTTGATTGAAGCGTGGCTATGCTACAACTATGCATCTATAGGGAAAATGCAATGCATGGAATTGAGTACATGAAGCAGGCCCGATTCGGacacaattaaacaaaaagagCGACAAATATAAACGTGTAAAATGTGAATAAATTCAAGTCTCACTAGCACTAAACATGCCATGCATTATTGTACATGGTCCTACCAATTTCACCCCATCAATGTCTAGATCGTCGGttcaaatctttcaaaaattaattagttaaaagaatgaaatgactcttaaatttataaatgtaatattttttatatatgataatgaattcaaaaaagtcattcaaaataaaattaaaaaattaatttactaatgAATTTGTTTCCCCCTATGGCCCatgttgaaattttgttttttgtaggtcattattttatttacattcaCATGTACTGACTCTTTTACTTTTGACACTTCTTTTATcgtctttcttttcttcactttgaccccaagttaattttttttccaattaatattttattattactattattattattttaattgccACTTTTGGCAAAtggtaagaaaaataattttaaaaattttaaaaatcaattgtgttattaatttataaaatgaaaattcctatttgaaataaaattccttctagaattattcaaaatttgaagtaatattattaattataggTCATCCTTTTGGATCAGATGATCATTCAACCGCCATAATTATATCAAGTGGAATACACTTGTGGTAATGAATTTTTTGTCCTAATCCAAATTgtatattttcaatcataatataaaaattttaaataaaatttcttttaagttATTCCAAATTTAAGTATCATTAATTCTTGGTCATCCCTTTagactaagtaaaagaaattatagtCTATGTTCActaatttatattgaaaatttatactccaaaaaaaaaaaattatcttattgttattcaaaacttcaattatCATTAATTTAGCCATCCCtcaattttccttaattttaggtgctaaaaaaattatccttcAACAATCATAATCATGTCCAGTAGAAAATGCAtgcatttatgattttttttccttctttgattcTGGTTTTTCTTCGTCCAAATTGTAAATTTATAGctatgatagaaaaattttactttgaacGTGTGTTTTCTGTAGttgaatatgaaaattcaagagagaatttaacttaataaaaaaaaataaaggttagTTTTATTCATCTCCTTAAGGTTTTGGTTAAATACATTTAGTCTTCATaggtttaaaaattttatcatgcaCCTTTCCTATAACTAATACTTTGTTGGAAGATCCTTTGGCACCTTTAGTGGTTTCCAAAGTGGTTATAACTAATACTTTGTTGGAAGATCCTTTGGCACCTTTAGTGGTTTCCAAAGTGGCGGATTTAGTAATACCGTTCAACACGATAACCTCAGCTTCTTTTATTTTAACCCACCTTCCCTCttattcaaaataagaaaagtatatgatgaaaattcaaacttatggaaactaaatatatttattcaaaagtGGCGGATTTAGCAATACCGTTCAACACGATAACCTcaacttcttttattttaaccCACCTCCCCTCTTactcaaaataagaaaagtacatgatcaaaattcaaacttatggaaactaaatgtatttatttaaaacctttggaaaagtgaatgaaattaacctaaaaaataattatatttattaatgtttataaataaaaacttatattctaaataaaatttcttctaCGATTATTCAAAACTCCAGCTATCACTAATTCTTGGTCATCCCTTTAAAGTAGGTGAAAGAAATTTTTGTCCATtaagaaattatatttcaataatcaTAATTATCCTGTGGAATATACACATATGtatgacttttattttatttttttatttaggtttttcaaacttcaaattataaaattataatcatgaTAGAAAAAGTGTATTTAAACACGTATTTTCAATgactaaatatgaaaattcaaaagaagaactacaacttaaaaaaaagaaaagaataaagtgATTCATATGccactttctcttcttctttgtaGTGACCATTATTGAAGTTGAATATAAATCCTTCACGATTCATTGCATATCGTTcatcatttgaaaatcaaaatggaaagaatgtggttttaaaattttcctcccatatttttttggtttttgcttTCTTGCTTTGTTTGTCACCGTCAAAGAGAATAAGTGCAAGTAACCATCAACACACCTTTTGTCACGTGCTTCTTCTACCTTTCTCTTTGGGTATCTTTCTCTATTCTTCATCTTGTCACGTGCTTCTTCTACCTTCTCTCACATTTTCTCTTTAGGTGCCTTTCTCTATTCTTCATCCTTATCAATAATTCTCATATGTGGTCCAAATTTCATGTCACTTATTTTAATATCTCTTAAAGCTTGGTAGAAAACAAATTGAGACCATagagattaaataaattgaagtttATCATATGATAGTTTTTAattcaagaaattatttttaaaaaaaagaaaaagaaaaaatgacaaCCACACGAGACCAACATTGGGTTCTTGTGGCGGCTTTTGCTAGTGAGGTGAATGATGAAGACCCTTTCAAATGGAAAAATCTAGTCAACTATGTGAGTTGAACCACAAATTTGAACACCCtttgataagaaagaaaaatgatcgtcacattcttcaatttaatatatgaaataaaaaaatttaaaaatttgagatttgGTCCAAACAAATCATTTGATCGTAAACTTGATGTGAATTGGGGTTTGAAAATTGGGGACAAAGTTGAGTTCAAGATAGGAGACCATGAAAGTGTAACGATTTGATTTGTTATGCCTCTTCCTAGAAACTACCTTCCTTTGAATTTATCACATCTTAAAAAAGACTATTTATCCGTACAATTATGCTTCTTGAATGAATATAGACAAATTTGGGGTAGATATggaagtaaaagaaattatagaattatcgatatttggattttataaaaatattaagaagtaTAGGATTAAgatgtgaaaaaataatatctaaatagATTTTTTGGTTGATGAACAAGTAACATAAAAGTCACTATTCTTTATGTTTATACATACTCTTAAAATTGGTTCATGTTTTATTCTTAAGTTTATTCCCTTCCAATATTGATAAGTCCACCAAAGAGCATGGACTCCTAAAAAGCATGGTAGTGTTGTACCACAAACATGAGATTaaagtggtgtttatttttttacttaattctaaataaaaccttaatatttaatagtgttaaatattaggttatttatttttattaagtattaaaaagtaaaaaagaaaaaaaattaatatgttatttttttttatttaaaaaaaactacatattttagtttttttatatctagtaaaaagttttgaattaaataaaataatacgatgaataaatttaaaattaaagaaaaattaacataaaaatcattattagcattcttaaaaaatgaaaaacgtCAAGCGTGGCACGCCTCCATTTATGATCATTATCTCGCTaccattttttgaattaaatttgaatcatTATTCTAAAGTCATCTTTTAGGCACGATGGCATTATTGCGATCCAACATGGTTTCCATGTTATACTTAGATTCTTGACAAATCAAAATTGAATCGTACaacagggaaataaaaaaaattaaaaaattaaaaattaaaaaagggaTGGCCAAAAATGTGGGAGACCGAAAATGTGATAAACTTTTGTTATCATCGt
The window above is part of the Vitis riparia cultivar Riparia Gloire de Montpellier isolate 1030 chromosome 12, EGFV_Vit.rip_1.0, whole genome shotgun sequence genome. Proteins encoded here:
- the LOC117927303 gene encoding 1-aminocyclopropane-1-carboxylate oxidase 3; the encoded protein is MEAFPVINMEMLNGEERGATMEMIKDACENWGFFELVNHGISHEQMDALEKLTKGHYRKCMEQRFKELVAAKALEGVQTEIKDMDWESTFFLRHLPVSNVSDFPDLDEEYRKVMKDFALKLEKLAEELLDLLCENLGLEKGYLKKAFHGSKGPNFGTKVSNYPPCPKPDLIKGLRAHTDAGGIILLFQDDTVSGLQLLKDGQWVDVPPMRHSIVVNLGDQLEVITNGKYKSVLHRVVAQTDGNRMSIASFYNPGNDAVIYPAPALLEKEAENDQVYPKFVFDDYMKLYAGLKFQAKEPRFEAMKNVEASVNMGPIATA